Proteins from a single region of Lemur catta isolate mLemCat1 chromosome 24, mLemCat1.pri, whole genome shotgun sequence:
- the ABRAXAS1 gene encoding BRCA1-A complex subunit Abraxas 1 isoform X1, whose product MEGESTSAVLSGFVLGALAFQHLNTDSDTEGFLLGEMKGEAKNNITDSQMDDVKVVYTIDIQKYIPCYQLFSFYNSSGEVNEEALKKIFSNVKKTVVGWYKFRRHSDQIMTFRERLLHKNLQNHFSRQELVFLLLTPSVVTESCSTHRLEHALYKPQKGLFHRVPLVVTNLGMSEQLGYKTASGSCTSAGFSRAVETHSSEFFEEDGSLKEVHKINEMYASLQEELKSTCEKVEHSEEAIEKLLDDISRLKREIKKRKQARTRAEREKNVPKDPPPENAFLCQALRMFFPDCAFLRSCVMSLKTRCISKSSCTSSHRLAVVDNLTLMVEYTDIPEASPARAPQTIKRKSLEKTGGRWQFKKSRLSEIENKPPKTDTDSSNQEKTSTISSPETDEEIENMKGSGEYSRSPTF is encoded by the exons GAAGGTTTTCTTCTTGGGGAAATGAAAGGTGAAGCCAAGAATAACATTACAGATTCCCAAATGGATGATGTTAAAGTTGTTTATACAATTG ACATTCAGAAATATATTCCATGCTATCAGCTTTTTAG CTTTTATAATTCTTCAGGTGAAGTAAATGAGGAAgcactaaagaaaatattttcaaatgtcaaaaAG aCTGTGGTGGGTTGGTACAAATTCCGCCGTCATTCAGATCAGATCATGACATTTAGAGAGAGGCTGCTTCACAAAAACTTACAGAACCACTTCTCACGTCAAGAACTTGTTTTTCTGCTGTTAACACCAAGTGTAGTAACAGAAAGCTGCTCTACTCATCGGCTGGAACATGCCTTGTATAAACCTCAGAAAGG ACTTTTTCATAGGGTACCACTAGTGGTCACCAATCTGGGCATGTCTGAACAACTGGGCTATAAAACCGCATCAGGTTCCTGCACGTCCGCCGGCTTTAGCCGAGCAGTGGAAACACACAG CTCTGAATTTTTTGAAGAAGATGGATCTTTAAAGGAGGTACATAAGATAAATGAAATGTATGCTTCATTACAAGAGGAATTAAAG agtaCATGTGAAAAAGTGGAACACAGTGAGGAAGCAATAGAAAAACTACTAGACGATATAAGCCGATTAAAGCGagaaattaaaaagaggaaacaagCACGTACTCGAGCAGAGC gagAGAAGAATGTCCCAAAAGACCCTCCTCCGGAGAACGCTTTTCTTTGTCAAGCTTTACGGATGTTTTTTCCGGATTGTGCATTTCTTCGTTCATGTGTTATGTCTTTGAAAACCAGGTGTATTTCTAAAAGTAGCTGTACCAGCAGCCACCGTCTTGCTGTGGTAGACAACCTGACCCTAATGGTAGAATACACTGACATTCCTGAAGCTAGTCCAGCCAGGGCGCCACAAACAATTAAGCGCAAATCTTTAGAAAAGACAGGTGGTAGATGGCAATTCAAGAAATCACGGCTGTCAGAGATAGAAAACAAACCACCTAAAACAGACACTGATAGTAGTAACCAAGAAAAAACATCCACAATAAGCAGCCCAGAAACAGATGAAGAGATTGAGAACATGAAGGGTTCAGGTGAATATTCACGGTCTCCTACATTTTGA
- the ABRAXAS1 gene encoding BRCA1-A complex subunit Abraxas 1 isoform X2, producing MMLKLFIQLTFRNIFHAISFLGLHMTGNFYNSSGEVNEEALKKIFSNVKKTVVGWYKFRRHSDQIMTFRERLLHKNLQNHFSRQELVFLLLTPSVVTESCSTHRLEHALYKPQKGLFHRVPLVVTNLGMSEQLGYKTASGSCTSAGFSRAVETHSSEFFEEDGSLKEVHKINEMYASLQEELKSTCEKVEHSEEAIEKLLDDISRLKREIKKRKQARTRAEREKNVPKDPPPENAFLCQALRMFFPDCAFLRSCVMSLKTRCISKSSCTSSHRLAVVDNLTLMVEYTDIPEASPARAPQTIKRKSLEKTGGRWQFKKSRLSEIENKPPKTDTDSSNQEKTSTISSPETDEEIENMKGSGEYSRSPTF from the exons ATGATGTTAAAGTTGTTTATACAATTG ACATTCAGAAATATATTCCATGCTATCAGCTTTTTAG GACTTCATATGACAGGCAA CTTTTATAATTCTTCAGGTGAAGTAAATGAGGAAgcactaaagaaaatattttcaaatgtcaaaaAG aCTGTGGTGGGTTGGTACAAATTCCGCCGTCATTCAGATCAGATCATGACATTTAGAGAGAGGCTGCTTCACAAAAACTTACAGAACCACTTCTCACGTCAAGAACTTGTTTTTCTGCTGTTAACACCAAGTGTAGTAACAGAAAGCTGCTCTACTCATCGGCTGGAACATGCCTTGTATAAACCTCAGAAAGG ACTTTTTCATAGGGTACCACTAGTGGTCACCAATCTGGGCATGTCTGAACAACTGGGCTATAAAACCGCATCAGGTTCCTGCACGTCCGCCGGCTTTAGCCGAGCAGTGGAAACACACAG CTCTGAATTTTTTGAAGAAGATGGATCTTTAAAGGAGGTACATAAGATAAATGAAATGTATGCTTCATTACAAGAGGAATTAAAG agtaCATGTGAAAAAGTGGAACACAGTGAGGAAGCAATAGAAAAACTACTAGACGATATAAGCCGATTAAAGCGagaaattaaaaagaggaaacaagCACGTACTCGAGCAGAGC gagAGAAGAATGTCCCAAAAGACCCTCCTCCGGAGAACGCTTTTCTTTGTCAAGCTTTACGGATGTTTTTTCCGGATTGTGCATTTCTTCGTTCATGTGTTATGTCTTTGAAAACCAGGTGTATTTCTAAAAGTAGCTGTACCAGCAGCCACCGTCTTGCTGTGGTAGACAACCTGACCCTAATGGTAGAATACACTGACATTCCTGAAGCTAGTCCAGCCAGGGCGCCACAAACAATTAAGCGCAAATCTTTAGAAAAGACAGGTGGTAGATGGCAATTCAAGAAATCACGGCTGTCAGAGATAGAAAACAAACCACCTAAAACAGACACTGATAGTAGTAACCAAGAAAAAACATCCACAATAAGCAGCCCAGAAACAGATGAAGAGATTGAGAACATGAAGGGTTCAGGTGAATATTCACGGTCTCCTACATTTTGA
- the MRPS18C gene encoding 28S ribosomal protein S18c, mitochondrial, whose amino-acid sequence MAAVVAVCGGPGRGRLTRLLTAAVCFTHPGTHAVLWSRGCSQYEQVTSNEDMPVPMENPYKEPLKKCILCGKRVDYKNVQLLSQFISPFTGCIYGRHITGLCGKKQKEITKAIKRAQILGFMPVTYKDPAFLKDPKVCNIKYRE is encoded by the exons ATGGCCGCTGTGGTCGCTGTTTGCGGCGGTCCAGGGAGGGGAAGGTTGACGCGCTTGCTAACGGCTGCTGTCTGTTTCACACATCCGGGCACTCACGCAG TGCTGTGGAGCAGAGGTTGTTCACAGTATGAACAGGTGACCAGCAACGAGGACatg CCTGTTCCAATGGAAAATCCTTATAAGGAGCCTCTTAAGAAATGTATCTTGTGTGGAAAACGTGTAGATTATAAGAATGTACAG CTTTTGTCCCAGTTTATTTCTCCGTTTACTGGATGCATTTATGGAAGGCACATAacag gtctttgtggaaagaaacagaaagaaatcacaaaagcgATTAAGAGAGCTCAAATACTGG GGTTTATGCCAGTTACATACAAGGATCCTGCATTTCTCAAAGACCCCAAAGTTTGCAACATCAAATATCGGGAATAA